From Candidatus Zixiibacteriota bacterium, the proteins below share one genomic window:
- the argS gene encoding arginine--tRNA ligase, which produces MSTVELKHQIASAIVDAVGVSAEDIVAMFELPKDPEHGDLALPCFRFAKQLRKAPPAIAAELFKNFFSENLPAGITKVVPLGGYLNFYIATDAVVASALVEVLKSGDEYGSKREGAGRRVVVEYSSVNIAKPFGIGHLRSTIIGATLARVYAKRGYEVIRINHLGDWGTQFGNLIAAYKLWGGDYTFAPNPIADLYKLYVRFHDAAKSDPALEERGRAEFRKLEQGDAENTQVWQRFIDYSMADFNRIYEMLHVHFDYNTGESYYRDKMEPVVARLNELGLLKQSEGAWIVDLEQYNLPACLMKRSDDASLYATRDLAALIYRKAKFNFDKMLYVVGTAQKLHFQQFFKVAELMGNTWVTDAVHVDFGWVKFGDRAMSTRAGTLIFFDDVLQQAKELAREIILRENQEVAEVDWTAERVAVAAIIFTQLRVRRNKDVNFVWEEALSFKGETGPYLQYTHARLSSLIQKFGHPLPDLSADFSLLADEEKQIIKKFELYGQRLQLITEVYETNILADYLIDLAAAFNSYWQRIRIITDNTELTCARMQMAFAVRTIIGDGLRLLGIEPLERM; this is translated from the coding sequence ATGAGCACGGTTGAACTAAAACATCAAATTGCGAGCGCAATTGTCGACGCTGTAGGCGTTTCCGCCGAAGACATCGTCGCGATGTTCGAGCTTCCCAAGGATCCCGAGCATGGCGATCTGGCGCTACCGTGTTTTCGTTTCGCCAAGCAGTTGCGCAAAGCACCGCCGGCGATCGCAGCGGAACTCTTCAAGAACTTCTTCTCAGAGAACCTGCCCGCCGGCATAACCAAGGTCGTCCCTCTGGGCGGGTACTTGAACTTCTACATTGCCACCGACGCGGTAGTCGCGAGCGCCTTGGTCGAGGTCCTGAAATCCGGCGACGAGTACGGTTCCAAGCGCGAGGGTGCGGGCCGGCGCGTAGTGGTAGAGTATTCTTCCGTCAACATTGCCAAACCATTCGGCATCGGCCATCTGCGCTCAACCATTATCGGCGCGACGTTGGCGCGCGTCTACGCCAAGCGCGGATACGAAGTGATTCGTATCAATCACCTCGGCGACTGGGGCACGCAATTTGGCAATCTGATCGCAGCTTACAAGCTCTGGGGTGGGGACTACACGTTCGCGCCGAATCCGATCGCCGACCTGTACAAGCTGTATGTCCGGTTTCATGATGCCGCCAAGTCCGATCCGGCGCTCGAAGAACGCGGTCGCGCCGAATTTCGCAAACTTGAACAGGGCGACGCTGAGAACACACAAGTTTGGCAGCGATTCATCGACTACAGCATGGCGGATTTCAATCGCATCTATGAGATGCTCCATGTCCATTTCGACTATAACACCGGCGAGTCGTACTACCGGGACAAGATGGAGCCGGTCGTCGCACGCTTGAACGAATTGGGTTTGCTCAAGCAGAGCGAGGGCGCCTGGATTGTTGATCTGGAGCAGTACAACCTGCCGGCCTGTTTGATGAAGCGTTCCGACGATGCGTCGCTTTACGCCACGCGCGATCTGGCGGCACTGATTTACCGCAAAGCGAAATTCAATTTCGACAAGATGCTATATGTCGTCGGCACCGCGCAGAAACTGCACTTCCAGCAGTTCTTCAAGGTCGCCGAGTTGATGGGGAACACCTGGGTCACGGACGCCGTGCATGTCGATTTCGGCTGGGTTAAGTTCGGCGATCGTGCGATGTCGACGCGGGCGGGCACGCTAATCTTCTTTGATGATGTCCTGCAGCAGGCCAAGGAACTGGCGCGGGAAATCATCCTGCGCGAAAACCAGGAGGTGGCCGAAGTCGATTGGACGGCCGAGCGCGTGGCCGTGGCCGCGATTATTTTCACACAATTGCGGGTCCGTCGTAACAAGGACGTGAATTTCGTCTGGGAGGAGGCGCTGTCGTTCAAGGGCGAGACCGGTCCATATCTGCAGTACACGCACGCGCGTCTCTCGTCCCTGATCCAAAAATTCGGCCACCCGCTGCCCGACTTAAGTGCCGATTTCTCGCTGCTGGCCGACGAAGAGAAGCAGATCATCAAGAAGTTCGAGCTATACGGGCAGCGCCTGCAACTGATCACGGAAGTCTACGAAACCAACATCCTCGCCGACTACTTGATCGATCTGGCGGCTGCCTTCAACAGCTATTGGCAACGCATCAGGATCATCACCGACAACACCGAGCTGACCTGCGCCCGGATGCAGATGGCGTTTGCCGTGCGCACGATTATCGGCGACGGCTTGCGCTTGCTTGGCATTGAGCCGCTGGAGCGGATGTAA
- a CDS encoding MFS transporter: MRKLVSEYIADLKLITHNIHLFVLGGLMIGIVQASMSLLLNLYLKDAGFRETFIGRTLAFNSFGGVAAALPAAYLAARYKIKPILIASAVVVAASFFMMCHTGMQWLILTSAFVFGFANQIRGIAAAPFIMRNTTEQERTLVFSVNYSTWMTAAIIGSIGGGYLHEVLQRAFAVSMPSLEANLQAYRTAVLITCLVGLLSIVAYSFIKAKAPAPDEVARAFNWNSIRNNWRLLAKLMTPYFLLGTGAGLIIPFLNLYFRDRFGLDAARIGVYFSLLSIAMIVAVMAVPVIKRKLGFVRTVVLTEVLSIPFMLILCFTENLDLAFWAFMLRGALMNMGSPVSTAFMMESVPEEQHGLVNSLASIAWAVSWALTAQIGGSMIEKGGYVPVFLVAIGLYILSAGSYYYFFACAERKSANRWILDISCAR, encoded by the coding sequence ATGAGAAAGCTCGTTTCGGAATACATCGCTGATCTTAAGCTGATCACCCACAACATCCACCTCTTCGTATTAGGCGGGCTGATGATCGGCATCGTCCAGGCGTCGATGTCGTTGTTGTTGAATCTCTATCTCAAGGACGCCGGCTTTCGGGAGACCTTTATCGGCCGCACGCTGGCGTTCAATTCGTTTGGCGGCGTCGCGGCGGCGTTGCCGGCGGCCTATTTGGCGGCGCGGTACAAGATCAAGCCGATTTTGATCGCATCTGCTGTCGTTGTTGCCGCGTCGTTTTTCATGATGTGCCATACCGGCATGCAATGGCTGATCCTGACTTCGGCTTTTGTATTCGGATTTGCAAACCAGATTCGCGGCATCGCCGCCGCGCCGTTTATCATGCGGAACACGACCGAGCAGGAGCGAACGCTGGTCTTCAGCGTCAACTACTCGACCTGGATGACCGCGGCTATTATCGGCTCGATCGGCGGCGGCTACCTGCACGAGGTCCTGCAACGGGCTTTCGCCGTCTCCATGCCGTCGCTTGAGGCCAATTTGCAGGCCTATCGCACCGCGGTCTTGATAACTTGCCTGGTCGGACTGCTGTCAATCGTCGCGTATTCATTCATCAAAGCCAAGGCGCCCGCGCCGGATGAGGTCGCCCGCGCCTTCAACTGGAACTCAATCCGGAACAACTGGCGATTGCTGGCTAAACTGATGACGCCGTATTTTCTGCTGGGTACCGGCGCCGGGCTGATCATACCGTTCCTGAATCTCTATTTTCGCGATCGTTTCGGGCTCGATGCCGCCCGCATCGGTGTCTACTTCTCGTTGCTGTCGATTGCTATGATTGTCGCCGTTATGGCCGTGCCAGTCATCAAGCGCAAGCTCGGCTTTGTCCGCACCGTCGTGCTGACCGAGGTGCTGTCGATCCCGTTCATGCTGATTTTGTGCTTCACTGAGAATCTCGACCTGGCTTTTTGGGCGTTCATGCTGCGTGGGGCCTTAATGAACATGGGCAGCCCCGTCTCGACGGCTTTCATGATGGAATCGGTGCCGGAGGAACAGCACGGCCTGGTCAATTCGCTGGCCTCGATCGCCTGGGCGGTCAGTTGGGCGCTTACTGCGCAGATCGGCGGATCGATGATCGAGAAGGGGGGCTATGTACCGGTGTTCCTCGTTGCGATCGGGCTCTATATCCTCTCGGCGGGATCGTACTATTACTTCTTTGCCTGTGCCGAGCGTAAGAGCGCCAATCGCTGGATACTGGATATTTCCTGCGCCCGCTAA
- the dapF gene encoding diaminopimelate epimerase produces MSPSPALGIPFAKYHALGNDFLVLDASHLTRVRKSLAAFVRAICDRHHAVGADGVILHDSPRGRHRMRIFNADGSEAEISGNGLRILAHHLYCFGLAKEREFVIRSATAENHVYARGRKSPLMQIRAAMAVPEFRARLIPLRTRSRFFISQEFKVAAGALLGTAVSVGNPHIVFFVDRFDFDWRSFGREVEWDRRFPKRVNVEFARIINRRRVEIRIWERGVGETSASGTGASAVVAAGIANGWLNHSVTVVSPAGRLQVAIPSLDQPVQLSGPSQFVAAGEFVFTR; encoded by the coding sequence ATGAGCCCGTCACCTGCACTCGGCATTCCCTTTGCCAAATACCATGCGCTCGGCAATGACTTCCTCGTCCTCGACGCCAGTCATCTGACTCGCGTCCGCAAATCACTCGCTGCTTTCGTTCGCGCGATCTGTGACCGCCACCATGCTGTCGGTGCCGACGGCGTTATACTGCACGACAGTCCGCGCGGCCGACACCGAATGCGCATTTTCAACGCCGACGGTAGCGAGGCCGAGATTTCCGGTAATGGTTTGCGGATTCTGGCGCATCATCTCTACTGCTTCGGTCTGGCGAAAGAGCGAGAGTTTGTCATCAGATCCGCGACCGCCGAAAATCATGTTTATGCCCGGGGGCGCAAGTCGCCGCTGATGCAGATCCGTGCCGCGATGGCCGTGCCGGAATTTCGCGCGCGGCTGATCCCGCTGCGGACTCGCTCGCGGTTCTTCATATCGCAGGAGTTCAAGGTCGCTGCCGGCGCGCTGCTCGGGACCGCGGTCAGCGTCGGTAATCCTCATATCGTGTTTTTCGTCGATCGCTTTGATTTTGACTGGCGGAGCTTTGGCAGGGAAGTTGAATGGGACCGGCGCTTTCCGAAGCGCGTTAACGTCGAGTTTGCCCGCATCATCAACCGTCGCCGCGTTGAAATTCGCATCTGGGAACGCGGCGTCGGCGAGACCTCAGCCTCCGGTACAGGCGCCTCGGCAGTCGTCGCGGCCGGAATTGCCAATGGTTGGCTCAATCACAGTGTGACGGTAGTCTCGCCCGCGGGGAGGTTGCAGGTCGCGATTCCATCGCTCGATCAGCCCGTGCAGCTGAGCGGCCCGTCGCAGTTCGTCGCCGCCGGTGAGTTTGTTTTCACGCGGTGA
- a CDS encoding PLP-dependent aminotransferase family protein → MTLADATKESTSTVFNWPFSKLATSLEASVIRETLKLSNKPGIINFAGGLPAAELFPVDAIYECIDAVMTDHAAPALQYSLSQGVPLLRELLAERISKQGLPVTAENILITTGSQQGLDLIGRVFIEPGDYVITELPTYLGALQAFNFYQCRYAPVQMDNDGMIIDQLEEKIRLFNPKLIYVVPNFQNPSGITLSYQRRKALMSLVFRHQVALIDDNPYGELRYSGTPQPSLRGLGGDAVIQLGTFSKLISPGLRVGWICAPVSAIKIIEKAKQAVDLHSATFTQFVVAEFLKRGFLEPHIEIIRASYAARREIMINAMKEHFPANVTWPFPDGGLFLWVQLPEHVSSTMIFQQAVNEGVAFVPGRPFHPDGSGDNTMRLNFASSTAENIVEGIRRLGRVFERYC, encoded by the coding sequence ATGACACTCGCCGATGCTACAAAGGAGAGTACAAGTACCGTGTTCAACTGGCCCTTTTCAAAACTGGCGACCTCGCTTGAGGCTTCGGTCATCCGCGAAACGCTGAAGTTGTCCAACAAGCCCGGTATCATCAATTTTGCCGGCGGTTTGCCGGCGGCGGAACTCTTTCCGGTTGATGCGATCTACGAGTGTATCGATGCCGTCATGACCGATCATGCCGCGCCGGCTCTGCAGTATTCGCTGTCGCAAGGTGTGCCGTTGCTGCGCGAACTGCTGGCCGAGCGCATCTCCAAACAGGGACTACCGGTCACGGCGGAAAATATCCTGATCACCACCGGCTCGCAGCAGGGTCTGGACCTGATCGGCCGCGTTTTTATTGAGCCCGGCGACTATGTCATCACCGAATTGCCGACCTACCTGGGTGCTCTGCAAGCTTTCAATTTTTATCAATGCCGGTATGCGCCCGTCCAGATGGACAATGACGGTATGATCATTGACCAACTCGAAGAGAAGATTCGGCTTTTCAATCCGAAGTTGATCTACGTCGTCCCCAACTTCCAGAATCCGTCCGGCATAACGCTGTCGTACCAGCGCCGCAAGGCCCTGATGAGTCTCGTCTTCCGCCACCAGGTGGCTTTGATCGACGACAACCCCTACGGCGAGCTGCGCTATTCCGGCACGCCGCAGCCGTCGCTGCGCGGGCTGGGCGGTGACGCCGTGATCCAGTTGGGCACGTTTTCGAAGTTGATTTCTCCGGGTCTGCGCGTGGGCTGGATTTGCGCGCCGGTGTCGGCGATCAAGATCATCGAGAAGGCGAAGCAGGCGGTCGATCTGCACTCCGCCACCTTCACGCAATTTGTCGTCGCCGAGTTTCTCAAGCGTGGATTTCTCGAGCCGCACATCGAGATTATTCGTGCCTCGTATGCGGCGCGCCGGGAGATCATGATCAATGCCATGAAAGAGCACTTCCCGGCCAATGTCACCTGGCCGTTCCCCGATGGTGGGCTGTTCTTGTGGGTGCAGTTGCCTGAGCATGTCTCCTCGACGATGATCTTCCAGCAGGCCGTTAATGAGGGGGTTGCGTTCGTGCCGGGTCGGCCGTTCCATCCGGACGGCTCCGGCGACAACACGATGCGGCTCAATTTTGCCAGTTCGACGGCGGAGAACATCGTTGAAGGCATCCGGCGTCTTGGCCGCGTCTTCGAGCGCTACTGCTGA
- the dinB gene encoding DNA polymerase IV: MDAFFAAIEQRNNPGLKGKPVIVGGSPTGRGVVSTASYEARVFGIHSAMPAAEAYRHCREAIFLHGDFGAYHYASNLIHDTLAQFSPAVEMISVDEAFLDLSGTERLLGAPREVALQIKAAIFERVGITCTVGIGPNKLLAKLASGLNKPDGLTIIEPETIETQVFPLSVDKVWGVGPVTYERLLRHGVRTIGDLANLNAATLKLALGEFGFSLAERARGVDDRHVALIDEEHIEKSISHETTLAKNTFDPDFLHALIAGLTEKVVIRLYRGGWLARTVGIRMRYPSFKTITREQTLAAPTDSYGEILSTVAKLVPVDRVVSKGVRLIGVRSSRLIQREELRQLELFDDGRAKEERLNATIHDLRTKFGNGIIKRAGGFPEDD; this comes from the coding sequence ATGGACGCTTTCTTTGCTGCCATCGAGCAGCGGAACAATCCCGGCCTCAAGGGCAAGCCGGTCATCGTCGGCGGGAGTCCCACGGGCCGCGGTGTGGTGTCGACGGCTTCGTATGAGGCGCGCGTCTTCGGCATCCATTCGGCCATGCCCGCCGCAGAAGCCTATCGCCACTGCCGCGAGGCGATCTTCCTGCACGGCGACTTCGGCGCTTACCATTATGCTTCCAATCTGATACACGACACGCTGGCGCAGTTTTCACCCGCCGTGGAGATGATCTCGGTGGATGAGGCCTTCCTTGACCTGTCCGGCACGGAACGCCTGCTGGGTGCGCCGCGCGAGGTCGCTCTGCAGATCAAGGCCGCGATTTTCGAGCGCGTCGGGATTACCTGTACGGTTGGAATCGGACCGAACAAGCTGTTGGCCAAACTCGCCAGTGGCTTGAACAAGCCGGATGGACTCACGATCATCGAGCCGGAAACAATCGAGACGCAGGTGTTTCCGCTAAGTGTCGACAAAGTGTGGGGTGTCGGGCCCGTGACCTACGAGCGGCTGTTGCGTCATGGCGTGCGCACGATCGGGGATCTGGCGAATCTGAATGCCGCGACGCTCAAGCTCGCGCTCGGTGAATTCGGATTCTCGCTCGCAGAGCGCGCTCGCGGCGTTGATGACCGCCATGTTGCGCTGATCGACGAAGAGCATATCGAGAAGTCGATCTCGCACGAAACGACGCTGGCGAAGAATACCTTTGACCCGGATTTTCTTCACGCGCTGATCGCCGGTCTGACCGAGAAAGTAGTCATACGGCTGTACCGGGGCGGTTGGTTGGCGCGCACGGTCGGCATCAGGATGCGTTATCCCAGTTTCAAGACCATTACACGCGAACAAACTTTGGCCGCTCCCACTGACAGCTACGGCGAGATCCTATCTACCGTTGCCAAGCTTGTGCCCGTTGATAGGGTTGTCAGCAAAGGAGTTAGGTTGATTGGCGTCCGCTCCAGCCGCCTGATTCAACGCGAGGAGCTGCGCCAGTTGGAGCTATTTGACGATGGTCGCGCAAAGGAAGAGAGGTTAAATGCTACCATTCACGACCTCCGCACCAAATTTGGTAACGGGATCATCAAGCGCGCCGGCGGTTTTCCCGAGGACGACTGA
- a CDS encoding T9SS type A sorting domain-containing protein, with product MKARFALICFFLVCILWFADGRCDVADFRVNDDFGTAYQGYSHIAVDLDGNFVVSWYDKRNGDNDIYLQAFDHLGNRSGSNRRVNDDPVGNEQLRPSLMKDQLGKFIVVWQDFRITGYPFNGDIYGQRFNADGSLVSTNTKVNDDFGVETQGWQDIDCDDFGNYVVVWEDNRNGNYDIYAQRYHKSGTKLGANFRVNDDAGAAYQHNPKIAVDGDGDFIVTWYDNRSGRDNIMAQRFNVSGVAQGTNFLVNDNITNNKCVFADVACDYNGNFTIAWIDYRNGVYPNNPDVYARNYWANGTARSDNYRVNVDGGAVNQAEASVAMDYFGNFIIAWRDDRLGNNDIYAQYYRAEGSSLAGNYRVNSDAGTATQSFPNVTMDGINIYYTWTDDRNGSFDVYAKITEYGAPAIVVTPTSLTFSAQQGGSNPPSQQLLVNNQGYGILNYSVTDNQPWLTVTPTAGAAPATLAVAVNIAGLAYGDHAGRITISDASGKDSSRTVVVALSITAPVLSITPSSIDVQTQFGSAPPDDRYVMIENSGTGTLDWSASGAPNWLKLSQVSGTAPSAVDLIFETDSLPGPGEYSAAITVTSSQAANSPQQFTVNLNYIVNAPILTIDPDTLHFGFLAGTSVPAQELVIYNSGTGTIDWMIVPDATWVATTPEAMLGDGVVSVSINTALLQVGEHYAHLTISDPAAVNSPLMAVVHATVLRPPDTLALEAINAAVGQPFEVALSLRNYLAVDSVAFDLTFDDAAMTLDSVSTTLRSGGVLTWQSSAPTMLGITSVAVASSPMSDPLAEGSSAIAILHFTAGSDVADGEYPIELSGVVRDTSGAISAPVALAGSAAITSSTPVYPVESPIMPTDFTLGPNYPNPFNAATIIPYTLSQSSLVDLRVLNILGQQVKTIFTGEQRIGGYYATWDGDADTGETLPTGIYFVRLQADDQSRTIKVLLLK from the coding sequence ATGAAAGCACGTTTTGCCCTGATTTGCTTCTTTTTGGTCTGCATCCTCTGGTTCGCAGATGGACGCTGCGACGTCGCCGATTTCCGCGTTAATGACGATTTCGGTACCGCCTATCAGGGATACTCGCATATCGCGGTCGACCTCGACGGCAACTTCGTCGTCTCCTGGTACGACAAGCGCAATGGCGATAACGACATTTACCTCCAAGCCTTCGACCACCTCGGCAATCGCTCCGGCTCAAATCGTCGTGTCAATGACGATCCCGTGGGCAATGAGCAACTGCGGCCCTCGTTGATGAAAGATCAACTGGGTAAGTTCATCGTCGTCTGGCAGGATTTCCGCATCACAGGCTATCCATTCAACGGCGATATCTACGGACAGCGCTTCAACGCCGACGGCTCGCTGGTTTCGACCAACACCAAAGTCAACGACGATTTTGGAGTCGAGACGCAGGGCTGGCAGGATATCGACTGTGATGATTTCGGCAATTACGTGGTGGTCTGGGAGGACAACCGCAACGGCAATTACGACATCTACGCCCAGCGCTATCACAAGTCGGGCACCAAGCTGGGCGCCAACTTCCGCGTCAACGACGACGCCGGCGCGGCCTACCAGCACAATCCCAAGATCGCGGTTGACGGGGATGGCGATTTCATCGTCACCTGGTATGACAACCGCTCCGGCCGCGACAACATCATGGCGCAGCGCTTCAATGTCTCCGGGGTCGCGCAGGGCACGAATTTTCTCGTCAACGACAATATCACGAACAACAAGTGCGTCTTTGCCGATGTCGCTTGCGACTACAACGGCAATTTCACGATCGCCTGGATCGACTATCGCAACGGCGTCTATCCGAACAACCCCGATGTTTACGCCCGCAACTACTGGGCGAACGGCACGGCGCGGTCCGACAACTACCGGGTCAACGTCGATGGCGGGGCGGTGAATCAGGCCGAAGCCTCGGTCGCGATGGACTACTTCGGTAACTTCATCATCGCCTGGCGCGACGACCGCCTCGGCAACAACGACATTTATGCACAGTACTATCGCGCCGAGGGCAGTTCGCTCGCCGGCAACTATCGCGTCAACAGTGACGCCGGCACCGCGACGCAGTCGTTCCCGAACGTCACTATGGACGGGATCAATATCTACTACACCTGGACCGACGATCGTAACGGCAGCTTCGATGTCTACGCCAAGATCACCGAGTACGGCGCGCCGGCAATCGTTGTGACGCCGACTTCGCTGACATTTTCCGCGCAGCAGGGCGGCTCCAATCCGCCGAGCCAGCAATTGCTCGTGAATAATCAGGGCTACGGTATACTCAACTACAGCGTGACCGACAACCAGCCATGGCTGACCGTAACGCCGACTGCCGGCGCAGCGCCGGCCACGCTTGCCGTCGCGGTCAACATTGCCGGCCTGGCCTATGGCGACCATGCGGGGCGCATCACCATCAGCGATGCCTCCGGCAAAGACTCGTCACGCACCGTGGTGGTTGCGCTCAGCATCACCGCGCCGGTCTTGAGCATTACCCCCTCCTCAATAGATGTCCAAACCCAATTCGGTTCAGCGCCACCGGACGACCGGTACGTAATGATTGAAAATTCCGGAACCGGAACATTAGACTGGTCCGCCAGTGGCGCGCCGAATTGGCTGAAATTGTCGCAGGTGTCCGGAACGGCGCCGAGCGCAGTTGATCTGATTTTTGAAACCGACTCCTTGCCCGGGCCAGGTGAATACAGTGCGGCGATCACCGTGACCTCGTCGCAGGCGGCCAATTCTCCGCAGCAGTTCACGGTCAACTTGAACTACATCGTCAATGCGCCGATCCTGACAATCGATCCCGATACGCTGCATTTTGGCTTTCTTGCGGGTACATCCGTGCCGGCGCAGGAACTGGTGATCTACAATTCCGGTACCGGCACGATCGATTGGATGATTGTTCCCGATGCCACCTGGGTGGCGACCACGCCGGAGGCGATGCTTGGCGACGGCGTAGTTTCCGTGTCGATTAATACCGCGCTGCTTCAGGTTGGTGAGCACTATGCGCATCTGACGATCAGCGATCCGGCGGCTGTGAATTCTCCGTTAATGGCAGTGGTTCACGCCACAGTTCTGCGTCCACCTGACACGCTCGCTTTGGAGGCGATTAATGCTGCGGTTGGTCAGCCGTTTGAGGTGGCGCTCAGTCTGCGAAATTACCTGGCGGTCGATAGCGTTGCTTTCGATCTCACGTTTGATGATGCAGCGATGACTCTCGACTCGGTGAGTACTACGCTGCGCAGCGGCGGCGTTCTGACCTGGCAGTCGAGTGCGCCCACGATGCTGGGAATCACGTCGGTGGCTGTTGCCTCATCGCCGATGAGCGATCCGCTGGCTGAAGGCTCCAGTGCGATTGCGATTCTGCACTTCACCGCGGGCAGCGATGTCGCCGACGGAGAATACCCGATTGAATTGAGCGGCGTCGTTCGCGACACTTCCGGCGCGATTTCAGCACCGGTCGCTCTGGCAGGAAGTGCCGCGATTACCTCCTCGACGCCGGTGTATCCGGTCGAAAGCCCGATTATGCCGACGGATTTCACTCTTGGTCCGAATTATCCAAACCCCTTCAATGCCGCAACGATCATTCCGTACACACTGAGCCAATCATCGTTGGTCGACCTGCGCGTGCTCAACATTCTCGGGCAGCAGGTGAAGACGATCTTCACCGGCGAACAGCGGATCGGCGGCTACTACGCCACGTGGGATGGCGACGCCGATACCGGCGAGACGCTGCCGACCGGAATCTATTTCGTTCGCCTGCAGGCGGACGACCAATCCCGCACGATCAAGGTCTTGCTGCTTAAGTAG
- a CDS encoding helix-turn-helix transcriptional regulator yields MAIRINLDVMLAKRKMSLTELADRVGLTLTALSLFKTEKSKGIRFSSLNAICRVLECQPGDLLEYTADQDGGSK; encoded by the coding sequence ATGGCGATACGAATAAATCTTGACGTAATGCTTGCCAAGCGCAAGATGTCGCTGACCGAGTTGGCGGACCGGGTTGGTCTTACGTTAACCGCGCTATCACTTTTTAAGACTGAGAAATCTAAAGGAATCCGCTTCTCATCGTTGAATGCCATCTGTCGCGTGCTGGAATGTCAGCCCGGCGACCTCCTCGAGTACACAGCGGATCAAGACGGAGGTTCAAAATGA
- a CDS encoding DUF429 domain-containing protein: MQILGLDFTSAPRKSKPITVAHGALTGNRLVIESLATIPDFDGVRALLSSRGPWIAGLDFPFGLPRNFLEAVGWSGSWADQAERVSKMSKGEFESVLVAFKAGQPDGQKELLRRTDRPTRAKSPLKLNNPPVGKMYFEGVRLLLNSEASVLPCRPSESDCVICESYPAVPARLLIGQTTYKNDSKKKQTISQLEARQAILRGISTPQFEHSYHISVSIDPVVVGAAISDPSGDTLDAILACIQVASASLDSTGRFYIPEDVDPCEGWIADAVIFDQLDEVEHHLATVSRRSH, from the coding sequence ATGCAGATCCTGGGCCTCGACTTCACCAGCGCTCCGCGTAAGTCCAAACCGATTACCGTTGCGCACGGTGCTCTGACCGGTAACCGGCTCGTAATTGAATCACTCGCCACGATCCCCGACTTTGACGGTGTCCGAGCTCTCTTGAGTTCGCGCGGCCCCTGGATCGCCGGGCTCGATTTTCCTTTTGGCTTGCCGCGCAATTTTCTCGAGGCGGTCGGGTGGAGCGGTTCATGGGCGGACCAGGCAGAACGCGTCTCGAAGATGAGTAAGGGCGAATTCGAATCGGTGTTAGTGGCTTTCAAGGCGGGCCAACCGGACGGCCAGAAGGAGCTCCTTCGGCGTACCGACCGGCCCACAAGAGCCAAGAGCCCGCTCAAGCTGAACAATCCCCCCGTAGGCAAGATGTACTTTGAAGGTGTCAGGCTGCTGCTTAACTCGGAAGCGTCCGTCTTGCCGTGTCGACCCTCGGAATCTGATTGCGTCATCTGCGAATCATATCCGGCGGTGCCGGCTCGACTTCTGATCGGCCAGACGACTTACAAGAACGATTCCAAGAAGAAACAGACTATCTCTCAGCTTGAGGCACGCCAGGCAATTTTGCGTGGGATAAGCACTCCTCAATTCGAGCACTCTTATCACATCTCGGTGTCAATTGACCCGGTTGTCGTAGGTGCTGCGATCAGCGACCCGTCTGGCGACACACTCGATGCCATTCTGGCCTGCATCCAGGTGGCTTCCGCGTCACTGGATTCGACCGGTCGCTTCTATATCCCTGAAGACGTCGATCCGTGCGAGGGCTGGATCGCCGATGCGGTGATCTTTGATCAGCTCGACGAGGTCGAGCATCACCTTGCCACAGTGTCGCGGCGATCGCACTGA
- a CDS encoding integration host factor subunit beta: MTKADLVERVAERTGLTRTDVAVVVDSFLDTIKKSMEEMQNIEIRGFGTFKIKLRKARKARNPRTGEEVPVPDRKVPVFKPSNEFKDLITKLPLAGQ, from the coding sequence ATGACCAAAGCTGATCTTGTCGAGCGTGTCGCCGAACGCACCGGACTGACCCGTACCGACGTGGCTGTCGTGGTGGATTCGTTCCTGGACACGATTAAGAAATCCATGGAAGAAATGCAGAATATTGAAATTCGCGGCTTTGGCACCTTCAAGATTAAGTTGAGAAAGGCGCGCAAAGCCCGGAATCCGCGGACGGGCGAGGAAGTGCCAGTGCCGGACCGCAAGGTGCCGGTGTTCAAGCCGTCGAACGAATTCAAGGATCTGATCACCAAATTGCCGCTGGCGGGTCAGTAA